From Topomyia yanbarensis strain Yona2022 chromosome 1, ASM3024719v1, whole genome shotgun sequence, one genomic window encodes:
- the LOC131677514 gene encoding RING finger protein unkempt isoform X1 — protein sequence MASSDPKGALLNTQTEKPNHYTYLKEFRVEQCPSFLQHKCNQHRPFVCFNWHFMNQRRRRPVRRRDGSFNYSADNYCTKYDETTGICPDGDDCPFLHRTAGDTERRYHLRYYKTCMCVHDTDARGYCVKNGHHCAFAHGIHDQRPPVYDIKELEALQAAEASGECLNGPNVLDKERNLMNEDPKWQDTNYVLANYKTEPCKRPPRLCRQGYACPQYHNSKDKRRSPRKYKYRSTPCPNVKHGEEWGEPANCEAGDNCQYCHTRTEQQFHPEIYKSTKCNDVQQAGYCPRSVFCAFAHVEPYVLAEEMGRDLDSQALALSDMISSVLPPDSGGGGLGCPLSKKDKHELAVSVLSYLDGGRQENLPFELEPQNFHSFFQLLQNGSAESSESASTSSLGSNHSSHNKAPGSQLQQKHSNSLIGVANCNGSAHSHVNNGIGSLQSTLFNNGGTAASSLLSNNFPEFTPELRAQLLAIDNDLSMGPLEKEQRKRMCLTFNFRNIASSLDGGCYDLTRRDTIHGLDNSISAGIASSGLLASSSAPVNIPGSPMGNSISGLLQGTSAPVNIPGSSLSNNFSPSSHSNLFGLNDAMFGNSATHHIGSSSAPKLATSFGHSGNDSLFFQSHIISPVLTGGDGGLSASPELSRISELNSLNNELSNNNTNLLFDNHMQQAAAAVQQHQQQQHHAAAAVMAAASKNSSSNHPYSMSPLVASDMGRLRDELANKNAQMINWEEQVMQATNACEAWKAQMEESNRKTVIAEQQRDEALSHVKALKEKLEHLNIGGNCTNNYRTSDLRGMPLQKLKSIQAKLRTEIEEVEKVLYLETATKCMKCEENNRSVTLVPCNHYVLCDSCATTQRECPYCQTPVSSQA from the exons ATGGCGTCGTCAGATCCGAAAGGAGCTCTGTTAAATACCCAAACAGAAAAGCCAAATCATTACAC ATACTTGAAGGAATTTCGTGTTGAACAGTGCCCATCGTTTTTGCAGCACAAATGCAACCAACATCGACCGTTCGTGTGCTTCAATTGGCACTTCATGAATCAGCGACGCCGTCGGCCTGTGCGTAGACGGGACGGCTCGTTTAACTATAGTGCGGATAACTATTGCACCAAATATGATGAAACCACCGGAATTTGTCCAGATGGAGATGA TTGCCCATTCTTACACCGTACAGCTGGCGACACCGAAAGGCGGTATCATTTACGCTACTACAAAACGTGCATGTGCGTACACGACACAGATGCACGTGGATACTGTGTGAAGAATGGTCATCATTGCGCATTTGCCCACGGGATTCACGATCAGCGTCCACCGGTTTATGACATCAAAGAACTAGAGGCTCTGCAAGCAGCCGAAGCTAGCGGAGAGTGTCTGAATGGCCCTAACGTATTGGACAAGGAGCGAAATTTAATGAATGAAGATCCAAAATGGCAAGATACCAACTATGTTCTGGCAAACTATAAGACAGAACCCTGCAAGCGACCTCCGCGCCTGTGTCGACAAGGATACGCTTGCCCACAGTATCACAATAGTAAAGATAAGAGGCGCAGTCCTAGGAAGTATAAATACAG ATCAACACCTTGCCCAAATGTAAAGCATGGTGAAGAATGGGGCGAGCCGGCAAATTGTGAAGCCGGAGACAATTGTCAATACTGTCATACACGTACTGAGCAACAGTTCCATCCGGAGATTTACAAATCAACAAAGTGCAATGACGTACAACAAGCCGGATATTGCCCGCGGTCAGTGTTTTGTGCATTTGCGCACGTTGAAC cttACGTGTTGGCAGAGGAAATGGGTCGTGATCTGGACAGCCAGGCCCTCGCACTTAGTGACATGATATCGTCAGTTTTACCCCCCGATAGTGGGGGAGGGGGTCTCGGCTGTCCACTAAGCAAAAAGGATAAACACGAGCTAGCGGTGAGTGTACTAAGCTATCTCGACGGAGGACGGCAGGAGAATCTACCATTTGAACTTGAACCGCAGAATTTTCACTCGTTCTTCCAGCTGCTGCAGAACGGTAGCGCAGAAAGTAGTGAATCCGCGAGCACTAGCAGTCTCGGCTCAAATCATAGCTCTCACAACAAAGCACCTGGATCACAGCTACAACAAAAACATAGTAATAGTCTCATAGGCGTTGCCAACTGCAATGGTAGCGCTCATAGTCATGTCAACAACGGTATCGGTAGCTTACAGTCTACGCTATTCAACAACGGTGGTACCGCTGCTAGCTCACTACTATCCAACAACTTTCCGGAATTCACGCCGGAGCTGCGGGCACAG TTATTGGCAATTGACAACGATCTCTCTATGGGCCCACTGGAAAAAGAACAACGGAAACGCATGTGTCTGACATTCAATTTTAGAAACATAGCTTCCTCTTTGGATGGTGGATGTT ATGATCTAACGCGGCGTGATACCATTCATGGACTAGACAATTCAATTTCAGCTGGAATAGCTTCCTCCGGCTTACTCGCGAGTAGCTCAGCACCGGTTAATATCCCGGGCTCTCCCATGGGCAACTCTATCTCCG GGCTTCTTCAAGGTACTTCTGCCCCTGTTAACATCCCTGGCAGTTCACTAAGCAACAACTTTAGTCCATCGTCACACTCTAACCTTTTTGGACTAAACGATGCAATGTTCGGAAATAGCGCAACACATCACATTGGCAGCAGTTCTGCGCCGAAGCTTGCCACGTCGTTCGGTCACAGTGGTAACGATAGTCTTTTCTTTCAGTCGCATATTATTTCGCCCGTTTTGACTGGTGGCGACGGAGGTCTTTCAGCTAGTCCGGAACTTAG TCGAATATCGGAACTTAACTCGCTTAACAATGAACTTAGCAACAATAATACGAACCTTCTGTTCGATAATCACATGCAACAAGCGGCCGCAGCTGTTCAGCAACACCAACAGCAGCAACATCATGCAGCTGCAGCAGTGATGGCAGCTGCATCCAAGAACTCTAGTTCTAATCATCCATACTCAATGTCACCGCTGGTAGCATCCGATATGGGTCGATTACGGGATGAACTTGCCAACAAAAATGCACAAATGATCAACTGGGAGGAACAGGTTATGCAAGCGACAAATGCATGTGAGGCGTGGAAAGCACAGATGGAAGAGAGCAATAGGAAG ACGGTAATAGCCGAGCAGCAACGCGACGAAGCATTATCACATGTTAAGGCCCTTAAGGAAAAACTAGAGCATTTGAATATAGGTGGAAATTGCACGAACAACTACCGTACCAGTGACCTCAGGGGAATGCCACTTCAAAAATTGAAGAGTATTCAA GCCAAATTACGCACCGAAATCGAAGAGGTGGAAAAAGTGTTATACCTCGAAACGGCCACTAAATGTATGAAGTGCGAGGAAAATAATCGCTCTGTGACACTCGTTCCGTGCAATCACTATGTACTGTGCGATTCATGTGCAACAACACAACGCGAGTGTCCCTATTGTCAAACGCCTGTATCGTCACAGGCATAA
- the LOC131677514 gene encoding RING finger protein unkempt homolog isoform X2: MASSDPKGALLNTQTEKPNHYTYLKEFRVEQCPSFLQHKCNQHRPFVCFNWHFMNQRRRRPVRRRDGSFNYSADNYCTKYDETTGICPDGDDCPFLHRTAGDTERRYHLRYYKTCMCVHDTDARGYCVKNGHHCAFAHGIHDQRPPVYDIKELEALQAAEASGECLNGPNVLDKERNLMNEDPKWQDTNYVLANYKTEPCKRPPRLCRQGYACPQYHNSKDKRRSPRKYKYRSTPCPNVKHGEEWGEPANCEAGDNCQYCHTRTEQQFHPEIYKSTKCNDVQQAGYCPRSVFCAFAHVEPYVLAEEMGRDLDSQALALSDMISSVLPPDSGGGGLGCPLSKKDKHELAVSVLSYLDGGRQENLPFELEPQNFHSFFQLLQNGSAESSESASTSSLGSNHSSHNKAPGSQLQQKHSNSLIGVANCNGSAHSHVNNGIGSLQSTLFNNGGTAASSLLSNNFPEFTPELRAQLLAIDNDLSMGPLEKEQRKRMCLTFNFRNIASSLDGGCSGIASSGLLASSSAPVNIPGSPMGNSISGLLQGTSAPVNIPGSSLSNNFSPSSHSNLFGLNDAMFGNSATHHIGSSSAPKLATSFGHSGNDSLFFQSHIISPVLTGGDGGLSASPELSRISELNSLNNELSNNNTNLLFDNHMQQAAAAVQQHQQQQHHAAAAVMAAASKNSSSNHPYSMSPLVASDMGRLRDELANKNAQMINWEEQVMQATNACEAWKAQMEESNRKTVIAEQQRDEALSHVKALKEKLEHLNIGGNCTNNYRTSDLRGMPLQKLKSIQAKLRTEIEEVEKVLYLETATKCMKCEENNRSVTLVPCNHYVLCDSCATTQRECPYCQTPVSSQA, translated from the exons ATGGCGTCGTCAGATCCGAAAGGAGCTCTGTTAAATACCCAAACAGAAAAGCCAAATCATTACAC ATACTTGAAGGAATTTCGTGTTGAACAGTGCCCATCGTTTTTGCAGCACAAATGCAACCAACATCGACCGTTCGTGTGCTTCAATTGGCACTTCATGAATCAGCGACGCCGTCGGCCTGTGCGTAGACGGGACGGCTCGTTTAACTATAGTGCGGATAACTATTGCACCAAATATGATGAAACCACCGGAATTTGTCCAGATGGAGATGA TTGCCCATTCTTACACCGTACAGCTGGCGACACCGAAAGGCGGTATCATTTACGCTACTACAAAACGTGCATGTGCGTACACGACACAGATGCACGTGGATACTGTGTGAAGAATGGTCATCATTGCGCATTTGCCCACGGGATTCACGATCAGCGTCCACCGGTTTATGACATCAAAGAACTAGAGGCTCTGCAAGCAGCCGAAGCTAGCGGAGAGTGTCTGAATGGCCCTAACGTATTGGACAAGGAGCGAAATTTAATGAATGAAGATCCAAAATGGCAAGATACCAACTATGTTCTGGCAAACTATAAGACAGAACCCTGCAAGCGACCTCCGCGCCTGTGTCGACAAGGATACGCTTGCCCACAGTATCACAATAGTAAAGATAAGAGGCGCAGTCCTAGGAAGTATAAATACAG ATCAACACCTTGCCCAAATGTAAAGCATGGTGAAGAATGGGGCGAGCCGGCAAATTGTGAAGCCGGAGACAATTGTCAATACTGTCATACACGTACTGAGCAACAGTTCCATCCGGAGATTTACAAATCAACAAAGTGCAATGACGTACAACAAGCCGGATATTGCCCGCGGTCAGTGTTTTGTGCATTTGCGCACGTTGAAC cttACGTGTTGGCAGAGGAAATGGGTCGTGATCTGGACAGCCAGGCCCTCGCACTTAGTGACATGATATCGTCAGTTTTACCCCCCGATAGTGGGGGAGGGGGTCTCGGCTGTCCACTAAGCAAAAAGGATAAACACGAGCTAGCGGTGAGTGTACTAAGCTATCTCGACGGAGGACGGCAGGAGAATCTACCATTTGAACTTGAACCGCAGAATTTTCACTCGTTCTTCCAGCTGCTGCAGAACGGTAGCGCAGAAAGTAGTGAATCCGCGAGCACTAGCAGTCTCGGCTCAAATCATAGCTCTCACAACAAAGCACCTGGATCACAGCTACAACAAAAACATAGTAATAGTCTCATAGGCGTTGCCAACTGCAATGGTAGCGCTCATAGTCATGTCAACAACGGTATCGGTAGCTTACAGTCTACGCTATTCAACAACGGTGGTACCGCTGCTAGCTCACTACTATCCAACAACTTTCCGGAATTCACGCCGGAGCTGCGGGCACAG TTATTGGCAATTGACAACGATCTCTCTATGGGCCCACTGGAAAAAGAACAACGGAAACGCATGTGTCTGACATTCAATTTTAGAAACATAGCTTCCTCTTTGGATGGTGGATGTT CTGGAATAGCTTCCTCCGGCTTACTCGCGAGTAGCTCAGCACCGGTTAATATCCCGGGCTCTCCCATGGGCAACTCTATCTCCG GGCTTCTTCAAGGTACTTCTGCCCCTGTTAACATCCCTGGCAGTTCACTAAGCAACAACTTTAGTCCATCGTCACACTCTAACCTTTTTGGACTAAACGATGCAATGTTCGGAAATAGCGCAACACATCACATTGGCAGCAGTTCTGCGCCGAAGCTTGCCACGTCGTTCGGTCACAGTGGTAACGATAGTCTTTTCTTTCAGTCGCATATTATTTCGCCCGTTTTGACTGGTGGCGACGGAGGTCTTTCAGCTAGTCCGGAACTTAG TCGAATATCGGAACTTAACTCGCTTAACAATGAACTTAGCAACAATAATACGAACCTTCTGTTCGATAATCACATGCAACAAGCGGCCGCAGCTGTTCAGCAACACCAACAGCAGCAACATCATGCAGCTGCAGCAGTGATGGCAGCTGCATCCAAGAACTCTAGTTCTAATCATCCATACTCAATGTCACCGCTGGTAGCATCCGATATGGGTCGATTACGGGATGAACTTGCCAACAAAAATGCACAAATGATCAACTGGGAGGAACAGGTTATGCAAGCGACAAATGCATGTGAGGCGTGGAAAGCACAGATGGAAGAGAGCAATAGGAAG ACGGTAATAGCCGAGCAGCAACGCGACGAAGCATTATCACATGTTAAGGCCCTTAAGGAAAAACTAGAGCATTTGAATATAGGTGGAAATTGCACGAACAACTACCGTACCAGTGACCTCAGGGGAATGCCACTTCAAAAATTGAAGAGTATTCAA GCCAAATTACGCACCGAAATCGAAGAGGTGGAAAAAGTGTTATACCTCGAAACGGCCACTAAATGTATGAAGTGCGAGGAAAATAATCGCTCTGTGACACTCGTTCCGTGCAATCACTATGTACTGTGCGATTCATGTGCAACAACACAACGCGAGTGTCCCTATTGTCAAACGCCTGTATCGTCACAGGCATAA